In one Vibrio sp. VB16 genomic region, the following are encoded:
- a CDS encoding BCCT family transporter, whose translation MSDLTNSVKASNLNVSHGITGRASEMKTTNAVQEVSTSDKLGLKNPALWYSGGFIALFVLLALYDGELLSTIVNAGFSWSVKVFGPYWQLLLLLTFLIGLGLAAGRTGKVILGGIDKPEMDAFRWMAIIFCTLLAGGGVFWAAAEPIAHYVSPPPLYGPQENAQQGAINALSQSFMHWGFLAWAIVGSLTSIVVMHLHYDKGLPLKPRILLYPVLGDRALKGTIGALIDACCIVAVAAGTIGPIGFLGLQVSYALNVLFEIPDGFTTQLIIILFAIVLYTLSALSGLNRGMQMLSRYNVILALALMTYILIFGPTNFIFNGYIQGVGSMLDNFIPMATYRGDEGWLSWWTVFFWGWFLGYGPMMAIFIARISRGRSIRQLVTTISIIAPLATCFWFTIVGGSGLAFEIAEPGSVSKAFEGFNLPGALLAVTQQLPFPMLISILFLILTTIFIVTTGDSMTYTISVVISGETEPNAIIRTFWGAMMGVTALILISLGSGGISALQSFIVITAVPVSLILLPSLWNAPQIAMKMAKEQGL comes from the coding sequence ATGTCTGATTTAACCAATAGCGTAAAAGCATCAAACCTTAATGTATCACACGGAATCACTGGGCGGGCATCTGAAATGAAAACGACCAATGCAGTTCAAGAAGTATCAACGTCCGACAAATTAGGACTGAAGAATCCAGCATTGTGGTACAGCGGAGGATTTATCGCACTATTTGTGCTTTTAGCACTTTACGACGGAGAACTACTATCAACAATAGTTAACGCCGGTTTCTCATGGTCGGTCAAAGTCTTTGGCCCGTACTGGCAGCTCTTATTATTACTTACCTTTTTAATTGGCCTTGGTTTAGCCGCAGGGCGAACAGGTAAAGTCATCTTGGGCGGTATCGACAAACCTGAGATGGATGCCTTCCGATGGATGGCGATCATATTCTGTACTTTACTGGCTGGCGGAGGCGTATTCTGGGCTGCCGCTGAACCTATTGCGCACTATGTCAGTCCACCACCGTTGTATGGCCCGCAAGAAAATGCTCAGCAAGGTGCTATAAACGCCCTATCTCAATCATTTATGCACTGGGGGTTTTTGGCATGGGCAATAGTAGGCAGCTTAACCTCTATCGTTGTCATGCACCTTCACTATGATAAAGGTTTGCCTTTAAAACCAAGAATTTTGCTTTATCCCGTATTAGGTGATCGAGCATTGAAAGGCACCATAGGCGCTCTCATTGACGCTTGTTGTATTGTCGCTGTTGCTGCCGGAACAATAGGACCCATTGGTTTCCTTGGCCTTCAAGTGAGTTACGCATTAAATGTGCTATTTGAGATTCCCGATGGCTTTACAACACAATTAATTATCATCCTTTTCGCTATCGTGCTTTACACCCTTTCTGCATTGAGCGGGCTAAACAGAGGCATGCAGATGCTTAGCCGCTATAACGTTATTCTTGCACTCGCATTAATGACTTATATCCTGATATTCGGCCCGACTAACTTCATTTTTAATGGCTATATCCAAGGGGTTGGTAGCATGTTGGATAACTTCATTCCAATGGCAACTTACCGCGGAGACGAAGGCTGGTTAAGCTGGTGGACAGTGTTCTTCTGGGGCTGGTTCTTAGGTTATGGGCCGATGATGGCCATCTTCATTGCTCGAATATCTAGAGGTCGCAGTATTCGCCAGTTGGTTACAACTATCAGCATTATTGCTCCTTTGGCAACCTGCTTCTGGTTTACCATTGTCGGTGGCTCTGGCTTAGCGTTTGAAATTGCAGAACCAGGCAGCGTGAGTAAAGCATTTGAAGGTTTTAACCTACCCGGCGCGCTATTAGCGGTTACACAACAACTACCGTTCCCAATGCTGATTTCTATTTTATTCCTAATATTAACGACAATTTTCATTGTGACCACCGGTGACTCGATGACCTACACCATCAGTGTGGTGATCAGTGGCGAAACGGAACCAAATGCAATTATTCGAACGTTTTGGGGAGCGATGATGGGGGTAACAGCACTTATTCTGATATCTCTGGGGTCTGGAGGCATTTCAGCCTTACAGTCTTTTATCGTGATAACAGCCGTTCCAGTATCGTTAATCTTACTACCTTCGCTATGGAATGCACCGCAAATAGCAATGAAGATGGCCAAAGAACAAGGGCTATAA